In Arthrobacter sp. MN05-02, one genomic interval encodes:
- a CDS encoding hypothetical protein (possible pseudo due to frameshift) — protein sequence MSGFPARVGVLGGGRMGAGIAHAFCLAGSDVVVVERDEEAASAGLGRVTQALARSVERGTTTEDLDALSARIFVSTDYAAFGPCSLVVEAVPEDLALKRQALRAVEDVLDGAAWLATNTSSLSVDALAAVLQRPERFCGLHFFNPRPGVDPDRGGPRSGDVWGARSGRAVLGGRARQDARRRA from the coding sequence ATGAGCGGATTCCCCGCCCGTGTCGGCGTACTCGGTGGCGGTCGGATGGGCGCGGGCATCGCGCACGCCTTCTGCCTCGCCGGGTCCGACGTCGTCGTCGTCGAGCGCGACGAGGAGGCGGCGTCGGCCGGGCTCGGGCGCGTCACGCAGGCCCTCGCGCGCAGCGTGGAGCGCGGGACGACGACGGAGGACCTCGACGCGCTGTCCGCCCGGATCTTTGTCTCCACCGACTACGCCGCCTTCGGGCCCTGCTCGCTCGTCGTCGAGGCGGTCCCGGAGGACCTCGCCCTGAAGCGGCAGGCGCTCCGGGCGGTCGAGGACGTGCTCGACGGCGCCGCCTGGCTCGCGACGAACACCTCGTCCCTGTCCGTCGACGCGCTCGCCGCCGTGCTGCAGCGGCCCGAGCGGTTCTGCGGACTCCACTTCTTCAACCCCCGTCCCGGCGTCGACCCTGATCGAGGTGGTCCTCGGAGCGGGGACGTCTGGGGCGCTCGAAGCGGCCGCGCGGTCCTGGGTGGCCGCGCTCGGCAAGACGCCCGTCGTCGTGCGTGA
- a CDS encoding putative enoyl-CoA hydratase/isomerase: MPTALRITEGEARLVVELHRPEVRNAIDRQMVDELHAVCGDLERTPRTLILLGSDGVFASGADIAELRERRRDDALAGINSTLFARIAALPMPVIAALDGYALGGGAELAFAADFRLGTPRLRIGNPETGLGILPAAGATWRLKELVGEPLALEILLAGRVLTAEEALDARLITAIHEPEDLLPAAHGLADRIARQDPLAVRITKSVFHAPREAHPLIDQLAQAVLFESEAKFDRMQRFLDRRKGS, from the coding sequence ATGCCCACCGCTCTCCGGATCACCGAGGGGGAGGCGCGGCTCGTCGTCGAACTGCACCGGCCGGAGGTCCGCAACGCGATCGACCGGCAGATGGTCGACGAACTCCACGCCGTCTGCGGTGACCTCGAGCGCACCCCGCGCACACTCATCCTCCTGGGGTCCGACGGCGTCTTCGCGTCGGGCGCCGACATCGCCGAGTTGCGGGAGCGGCGGCGCGACGACGCCCTCGCAGGGATCAACTCGACGCTCTTCGCGCGGATCGCAGCCCTCCCCATGCCCGTCATCGCCGCCCTCGACGGCTACGCCCTCGGCGGCGGAGCGGAACTCGCCTTCGCCGCGGACTTCCGGCTCGGTACGCCCCGCCTGAGGATCGGCAATCCGGAGACGGGCCTCGGCATCCTTCCCGCCGCCGGCGCGACCTGGCGCCTCAAGGAACTCGTGGGGGAGCCCCTCGCACTGGAGATCCTCCTGGCCGGCCGTGTCCTCACCGCGGAGGAGGCGCTCGACGCGCGGCTCATCACCGCGATCCATGAGCCGGAGGACCTCCTGCCGGCCGCACACGGACTCGCGGACCGGATCGCCCGGCAGGACCCGCTGGCCGTGCGGATCACCAAGAGCGTGTTCCACGCCCCGCGGGAGGCCCATCCCCTGATCGACCAGCTGGCGCAGGCCGTCCTCTTCGAATCCGAGGCGAAGTTCGACCGCATGCAGCGGTTCCTGGACAGGAGGAAGGGCTCATGA
- a CDS encoding putative beta-ketoadipyl-CoA thiolase, whose product MAEAFLVGGVRTPVGRYGGALSGVRPDDLAALVLSAVVQRAGVDPATVDEVILGNANGAGEENRNVARLASLLAGYPDSVPGITVNRLCASGLSAIIMASHMVRAGAADVVVAGGVESMSRAPWVMEKPDKAFARPGAVFDTSIGWRFTNPLLAARDKATYSMPETAEELAALDRITRDDADAFALRSHQRALAAIQAGRFDDEIVPVQVNRGRTSFSMDTDEGPREDTTLEALAKLRPVVRPDGIVTAGNSSSLNDGASAVVVASEAAVERYGLTPRARILEGASAGVPPEIMGIGPVPATHRVLERTGLSVADLGAVELNEAFATQSLACIRRLGLDEELVNRDGGAIALGHPLGSSGARIAVTLLGRLERELSGPARRLGLATMCVGVGQGTALLVEAV is encoded by the coding sequence ATGGCCGAGGCTTTCCTGGTGGGCGGTGTCCGCACTCCCGTCGGCCGGTACGGCGGAGCCCTCTCCGGCGTCCGGCCGGACGACCTCGCGGCCCTCGTCCTCTCCGCCGTCGTGCAGCGCGCCGGTGTGGATCCGGCGACCGTCGACGAGGTGATCCTCGGCAACGCCAACGGTGCCGGGGAAGAGAACCGCAACGTGGCACGCCTGGCCTCGCTGCTCGCCGGCTACCCCGACAGCGTTCCCGGCATCACGGTCAACAGGCTCTGCGCCTCCGGCCTCTCGGCCATCATCATGGCATCCCACATGGTCCGGGCCGGGGCGGCGGACGTCGTCGTCGCCGGAGGCGTCGAGTCCATGAGCCGCGCCCCCTGGGTGATGGAGAAGCCGGACAAGGCCTTCGCCCGGCCGGGCGCCGTCTTCGACACCTCGATCGGCTGGCGCTTCACGAACCCGTTGCTCGCCGCACGGGACAAGGCCACCTACTCGATGCCCGAGACGGCGGAGGAACTCGCGGCCCTGGACCGCATCACGCGCGACGACGCCGACGCGTTCGCCCTGCGCTCCCACCAGCGGGCCCTCGCCGCCATACAGGCGGGACGGTTCGACGACGAGATCGTGCCCGTCCAGGTCAACCGCGGCAGGACCTCGTTCTCCATGGACACGGACGAGGGGCCCCGCGAGGACACCACCCTCGAGGCCCTCGCGAAGCTGCGGCCCGTGGTCCGTCCGGACGGCATCGTCACGGCCGGGAACTCGAGTTCGCTCAACGACGGTGCCTCCGCCGTCGTCGTCGCCTCCGAAGCGGCCGTGGAGCGCTACGGCCTGACGCCGCGCGCGCGCATCCTCGAGGGTGCGTCCGCGGGCGTGCCGCCGGAGATCATGGGGATCGGGCCGGTCCCGGCCACGCACAGGGTGCTCGAGCGCACGGGGCTGTCCGTCGCTGACCTCGGCGCCGTCGAACTCAACGAGGCGTTCGCCACGCAGTCGCTCGCCTGCATCCGCCGCCTCGGCCTCGACGAGGAGCTCGTCAACCGCGACGGCGGCGCGATCGCCCTCGGCCACCCGCTCGGCTCGTCGGGTGCCCGGATCGCGGTCACGCTGCTCGGCCGGCTCGAGCGCGAACTGTCCGGCCCCGCACGGCGCCTCGGCCTCGCGACGATGTGCGTCGGCGTGGGTCAGGGCACGGCCCTGCTCGTGGAGGCCGTCTGA
- the ptrB gene encoding oligopeptidase B: MTADATALVVPVPPPASKVPHVRTHHGDTFVDSYEWMRDKESPELIDYLQRENQYTEAVTRHQEPLREAIFDEIKERTQETDLSVPARKKGWWYYSRTEEGKQYGIQCRVAAADTGDLGRDWTPPEVVPGRPVEGEQILLDGNELAEAKPFFSLGGLSVTEDGTLLAYCEDNAGDERFTLRIKDLGTGELLPDEVPNVFYGLSFAPDGTRVYYTVVDDSWRPYQVRVHTLGTPVADDAVVYQEDDVAMWTGFEVSADRTRLLISIGCSEYSEYRVLDLAEPEAGLTTLVSRDERILYDAEPVTIAGVPHYLLTHDRDAKNSMVSLVAASEFTRPLADQEWTTVLAHDDAVRVNGLTVTRTHVVLSVRKDTIERVQVLPLAGLGTPDQGQPTEPDFDEELFTSNLANAEFDSPIIRLSYASYLTPPRVYDYVLEDGTLELRKETEVRGGYDPASYVAERQWAPAADGTLIPLSVVRRAELAQDGTNPAVIYAYGSYEVSMDPAFSIARLSLLDRGIIYVTAHIRGGGEMGRSWYDQGKKLAKKNTFTDFVDATTYLADSGWVDARRIAAMGGSAGGLLMGAVANLAPEKYRAIVAQVPFVDALTTILDPELPLSALEWEEWGNPITDAEVYRYMKEYTPYENVRPVAYPRIAAVTSFNDTRVLYVEPAKWVAQLRDTTTGSEPIVLKTEMDGGHGGASGRYSRWRDVAWDYAFAADAVGATEVLARSTSSVE, translated from the coding sequence ATGACCGCTGATGCCACCGCACTCGTCGTCCCCGTCCCGCCCCCGGCCAGCAAGGTGCCTCACGTGCGCACGCACCACGGCGACACCTTCGTCGACTCCTACGAGTGGATGCGCGACAAGGAGAGCCCCGAGCTGATCGACTACCTCCAGCGCGAGAACCAGTACACGGAGGCCGTCACGCGCCACCAGGAACCGCTCCGTGAGGCCATTTTCGACGAGATCAAGGAACGCACGCAGGAGACCGACCTCTCCGTCCCCGCCCGCAAGAAGGGCTGGTGGTACTACTCGCGCACCGAGGAGGGGAAGCAGTACGGCATCCAGTGCCGGGTCGCCGCGGCGGACACCGGGGATCTCGGCCGCGACTGGACACCACCCGAGGTGGTTCCCGGCCGGCCCGTCGAGGGCGAGCAGATCCTCCTCGACGGCAACGAACTCGCCGAGGCCAAACCCTTCTTCTCCCTCGGCGGCCTGTCCGTCACGGAGGACGGCACGCTGCTCGCCTACTGCGAGGACAACGCCGGTGACGAGCGCTTCACGCTGCGCATCAAGGACCTCGGAACCGGCGAGCTCCTCCCCGACGAGGTGCCGAACGTCTTCTACGGACTGTCCTTCGCCCCCGACGGGACGCGGGTCTACTACACCGTCGTCGACGACTCCTGGCGCCCCTACCAGGTGCGGGTCCACACGCTGGGCACACCGGTGGCGGACGACGCCGTCGTCTACCAGGAGGACGACGTCGCGATGTGGACCGGCTTCGAGGTGTCGGCCGACCGCACCCGCCTCCTCATCAGCATCGGGTGCTCCGAGTACAGCGAGTACCGCGTCCTGGACCTCGCGGAGCCCGAGGCCGGCCTCACCACGCTGGTCTCCCGCGACGAGCGCATCCTGTACGACGCCGAGCCGGTCACGATCGCGGGCGTGCCGCACTACCTGCTGACCCACGACCGCGACGCGAAGAACTCCATGGTGAGCCTCGTGGCGGCGTCCGAATTCACCAGGCCGCTCGCCGACCAGGAGTGGACGACGGTCCTCGCCCACGACGACGCCGTGCGCGTCAACGGCCTCACCGTCACCCGCACCCACGTGGTGCTGTCCGTGCGGAAGGACACCATCGAACGGGTGCAGGTCCTCCCCCTCGCCGGCCTCGGGACACCGGACCAGGGGCAGCCGACGGAACCGGACTTCGACGAGGAGCTGTTCACGAGCAACCTCGCCAATGCCGAGTTCGACTCCCCGATCATCCGGCTGTCCTACGCCTCCTACCTCACGCCGCCGCGCGTCTACGACTACGTCCTCGAGGACGGCACGCTGGAACTCCGCAAGGAGACGGAGGTGCGCGGCGGCTACGACCCCGCCTCCTACGTCGCGGAGCGCCAGTGGGCACCGGCCGCGGACGGCACGCTGATCCCGCTCTCGGTCGTCCGCCGTGCGGAACTGGCCCAGGACGGCACCAACCCCGCCGTGATCTACGCCTACGGCAGCTACGAGGTGAGCATGGACCCTGCGTTCTCGATCGCCCGGCTGTCGCTGCTGGACCGCGGCATCATCTACGTCACCGCGCACATCCGCGGTGGCGGCGAGATGGGCCGCAGCTGGTACGACCAGGGCAAGAAGCTCGCGAAGAAGAACACGTTCACGGATTTCGTGGACGCCACCACCTACCTCGCCGACTCGGGCTGGGTGGACGCCCGCCGCATCGCGGCCATGGGCGGATCGGCGGGTGGGCTGCTCATGGGCGCCGTCGCGAACCTCGCACCCGAGAAGTACCGGGCCATCGTGGCGCAGGTGCCGTTCGTCGACGCCCTGACCACGATCCTCGATCCGGAGCTGCCCCTCTCGGCGCTCGAGTGGGAGGAGTGGGGCAACCCGATCACCGATGCGGAGGTGTACCGCTACATGAAGGAGTACACGCCCTACGAGAACGTCCGTCCCGTGGCCTACCCCCGCATCGCGGCCGTCACGAGCTTCAACGACACCAGGGTGCTCTACGTCGAGCCCGCCAAGTGGGTGGCTCAGCTCCGCGATACGACGACCGGCAGCGAGCCGATCGTCCTCAAGACCGAGATGGACGGCGGCCACGGTGGAGCGAGCGGACGCTACTCCCGCTGGCGCGACGTCGCCTGGGACTACGCGTTCGCCGCGGACGCGGTGGGTGCCACCGAGGTGCTGGCCCGCTCCACCAGCTCCGTGGAGTAG
- a CDS encoding LacI family transcriptional regulator, translating to MNTSPRSLRSTTARPSPTLEDLAVAAGVSRSTASRAINGGARVSPEAQAAVDRAVVALGYIPNRAARSLVTRRTSSIALVIPEPDVRVMMDPFFAVVITGITEALRETDVQLVLLMSRTDDDSSRTLRYLRGGHVDGAIVVSHHKADSWARSLAETGLPTIFIGRPWDMAFDVTYVDTDNVGGGRLAAEHLAGIGRRRLATVAGPADMTAAVDRLRGWRAGLADAGLPEGPVVHADFTTDGGAAAARRLLAENPGIDGIFAASDLMALGVLDVVQAAGRTVPGDIALVGYDNHAVAETAPTPLTTITQPMVRMAVKAGTMLLEEIEAPGSHPEPVIYSTELVERASTSVAPTASAANA from the coding sequence ATGAACACGTCGCCCCGGTCGCTGCGCTCGACCACGGCCCGCCCGAGCCCCACGCTCGAGGACCTCGCCGTGGCGGCCGGGGTGTCGCGGTCCACAGCGTCCCGGGCCATCAACGGCGGCGCTCGGGTCAGCCCCGAAGCACAGGCCGCCGTGGACCGGGCCGTCGTCGCCCTCGGGTACATCCCGAACCGAGCGGCGCGCAGCCTGGTGACCCGCCGGACGTCCTCGATCGCCCTGGTGATCCCCGAGCCGGACGTCCGCGTCATGATGGATCCCTTCTTCGCCGTCGTCATCACGGGCATCACGGAGGCCCTCCGGGAGACCGACGTGCAACTGGTGCTGCTGATGTCGAGGACCGACGACGACTCGTCCCGCACCCTGCGGTACCTGCGGGGCGGGCACGTCGACGGCGCCATCGTGGTCTCGCACCACAAGGCCGACTCCTGGGCCAGATCGCTGGCCGAGACGGGCCTTCCCACCATCTTCATCGGACGGCCCTGGGACATGGCGTTCGATGTCACCTATGTGGATACCGACAACGTCGGGGGCGGGCGCCTGGCCGCCGAGCACCTCGCGGGCATCGGGCGGCGGCGCCTCGCCACGGTCGCCGGCCCCGCGGACATGACCGCCGCCGTCGACCGCCTCCGCGGCTGGAGGGCCGGACTTGCCGACGCCGGCCTGCCCGAGGGTCCCGTGGTCCACGCGGACTTCACCACGGACGGCGGCGCGGCCGCAGCGCGCCGGTTGCTCGCCGAGAACCCCGGGATCGACGGGATCTTCGCGGCCTCGGACCTCATGGCGCTCGGCGTGCTCGACGTCGTCCAGGCGGCGGGCAGGACGGTCCCGGGGGACATCGCGCTGGTCGGGTACGACAACCATGCCGTGGCGGAGACCGCGCCGACACCCCTGACCACCATCACCCAGCCCATGGTCCGGATGGCCGTGAAGGCCGGCACCATGCTGCTCGAGGAGATCGAGGCTCCGGGCTCGCACCCGGAGCCCGTCATCTACTCCACGGAGCTGGTGGAGCGGGCCAGCACCTCGGTGGCACCCACCGCGTCCGCGGCGAACGCGTAG
- a CDS encoding beta-glucosidase has protein sequence MSSTDITFPEGFLLGAATAAYQIEGAAREGGRGTSIWDTFTRVPGAVADAHNGDVACDHYHRSADDVALMKSLNLQAYRFSTSWSRCMPDGVTPNIEGIRFYSKLVDQLIEAGIKPWLTLYHWDLPQALEDKGGWTNRETAYRFAEYAAVMHEALGDRVRIWTTLNEPWCAAFLGYAAGVHAPGRQEPTAALAAAHHLLLGHGLATQELRRRDADATLGITLNFTVADPLDPSSEEDRDAARRIDGQFNRIFLDPVMRGEYPEDVLRDVEHLGLTDSIRDGDLGIIGTPIDVLGVNYYHGEAVTKTPSDEAAPQEGHAPLDRPVSSPYVAAHGVRSVPRGLPVTAMDWEVQPEGLRRLLNRLQDEYTGPAGIPLYITENGAAYDDTADGSGFVDDQDRLAFFDVHVRAMKDAIDDGVDLRGYLAWSLMDNFEWAWGYHQRFGLVRVDYETQERTPKASALWYARLAASNRLPERPSSPDAGKAGAVLSR, from the coding sequence ATGAGCAGCACCGACATCACCTTCCCCGAGGGTTTCCTCTTGGGAGCGGCGACAGCCGCCTACCAGATCGAGGGCGCGGCCCGGGAAGGGGGCAGGGGAACCTCCATCTGGGACACCTTCACCCGGGTCCCCGGGGCAGTGGCGGATGCGCACAACGGCGACGTGGCCTGCGACCACTACCACCGGTCGGCCGACGACGTCGCACTGATGAAGAGCCTCAACCTGCAGGCCTACCGCTTCTCGACCTCCTGGTCGCGCTGCATGCCGGACGGGGTGACCCCCAACATCGAGGGCATCCGCTTCTACTCGAAGCTGGTGGACCAGCTCATCGAAGCCGGCATCAAGCCATGGCTCACCCTGTACCACTGGGACCTGCCCCAGGCACTCGAGGACAAGGGCGGCTGGACCAACCGGGAGACGGCCTACCGATTCGCGGAGTACGCGGCGGTCATGCACGAGGCGCTCGGTGACCGCGTCCGCATCTGGACCACCCTCAACGAGCCCTGGTGCGCGGCGTTCCTCGGCTACGCAGCCGGCGTGCACGCGCCCGGTCGGCAGGAGCCCACGGCGGCCCTGGCCGCTGCCCACCACCTGCTCCTCGGCCACGGACTCGCGACGCAGGAGCTCCGGCGTCGCGACGCGGACGCGACGCTCGGCATCACGCTCAACTTCACGGTTGCCGACCCCCTCGATCCTTCCAGCGAGGAGGACCGCGATGCCGCACGCCGGATCGACGGGCAGTTCAACCGCATCTTCCTCGATCCCGTGATGCGCGGCGAGTACCCGGAGGACGTCCTCCGCGACGTCGAGCACCTCGGCCTGACGGATTCCATCCGGGACGGCGACCTCGGGATCATCGGAACGCCGATCGACGTCCTGGGCGTGAACTACTACCACGGCGAGGCGGTGACGAAGACGCCGTCGGACGAGGCCGCGCCCCAGGAGGGCCATGCCCCCCTCGACCGCCCCGTCTCCTCGCCCTACGTCGCCGCGCACGGCGTGCGCTCCGTCCCGCGCGGCCTGCCGGTCACGGCGATGGACTGGGAGGTGCAGCCCGAGGGCCTCCGCCGCCTGCTCAACCGGCTGCAGGACGAATACACCGGGCCGGCGGGCATCCCGCTCTACATCACCGAGAACGGCGCCGCCTACGACGACACCGCGGACGGGTCCGGCTTCGTGGACGACCAGGATCGCCTCGCGTTCTTCGACGTCCATGTCCGCGCCATGAAGGACGCGATCGACGACGGTGTGGACCTGCGCGGCTACCTCGCCTGGTCCCTGATGGACAACTTCGAGTGGGCCTGGGGGTACCACCAGCGGTTCGGTCTGGTACGCGTGGACTACGAGACGCAGGAACGGACACCGAAGGCGAGTGCCCTCTGGTACGCGCGGCTCGCGGCCTCCAATCGGCTGCCGGAGCGCCCGTCGTCACCAGACGCCGGAAAGGCCGGTGCCGTATTGTCGAGGTGA
- the cebG_2 gene encoding sugar ABC transporter permease — protein MSSIPMIEQTAGKGAARAAQRGLGARRRGAPGGTMRRPGFLTYGFLGAVLLGSVFPLWWSFLVGSHDSSVISKGVPMIPGGNFLANAASVLDSIPFWKALGNSIIVSTVTAASVVLFSTLAGFAFAKLRFRGSKGLLVFVIATMAVPTQLGVVPLFIVMAKLGWTGSLWAVIVPGIVTAFGVFWMTQYLRDALPDELIEAVRIDGASMIKAFWYVGLPAARPAAAMLALFTFVATWTNFFWPFIVLDPSNPTLPVALQLLQAAHFVDYSIVLAGAVLSTIPLLLLFAVAGRQLVSGIMQGAVKG, from the coding sequence ATGAGCTCCATCCCCATGATCGAGCAGACCGCAGGAAAGGGCGCGGCCCGCGCTGCCCAGCGGGGTCTCGGTGCGCGACGTCGGGGCGCCCCCGGCGGAACCATGCGCCGTCCCGGGTTCCTCACCTACGGATTCCTCGGCGCGGTTCTCCTCGGCTCGGTGTTCCCGCTCTGGTGGTCCTTCCTGGTGGGCAGCCACGACAGCTCCGTCATCAGCAAGGGCGTGCCGATGATCCCGGGCGGCAACTTCCTGGCCAACGCCGCATCGGTCCTGGACAGCATCCCGTTCTGGAAGGCGCTCGGCAACAGCATCATCGTCTCCACCGTCACGGCGGCGTCCGTGGTGCTGTTCTCCACCCTCGCCGGCTTCGCCTTCGCCAAGCTCCGCTTCCGGGGCAGCAAGGGCCTGCTGGTGTTCGTGATCGCCACGATGGCAGTGCCGACCCAGCTCGGCGTGGTGCCGCTGTTCATCGTGATGGCGAAGCTCGGCTGGACCGGCTCCCTCTGGGCCGTCATCGTGCCCGGCATCGTGACCGCGTTCGGGGTCTTCTGGATGACCCAGTACCTGCGGGACGCCCTGCCGGACGAGCTCATCGAGGCCGTCCGGATCGACGGCGCCTCCATGATCAAGGCCTTTTGGTACGTTGGTCTCCCCGCAGCCCGACCGGCTGCGGCGATGCTCGCGCTGTTCACGTTCGTCGCCACCTGGACGAACTTCTTCTGGCCGTTCATCGTGCTGGACCCGTCCAACCCCACCCTCCCGGTGGCGCTGCAGCTGCTCCAGGCCGCGCATTTCGTCGACTACTCGATCGTGCTCGCCGGAGCCGTGCTCTCCACCATCCCGCTGCTGCTCCTCTTCGCCGTGGCGGGACGTCAACTCGTTTCAGGAATCATGCAAGGAGCAGTCAAAGGATGA
- the cebF_2 gene encoding sugar ABC transporter permease, with protein sequence MAVTDRVQSPPPNTNRRTSRDTSVKRLAFSQKVSKWDVKLSPYLYISPFFLLFAITGLFPLLYTAWVSLHSWNLIGGQGEFTALENYEFVLAQPFFWNAVGNTFSIFLLSSVPQVVLAIAIAAVLDANLRARTFWRMGVLVPFVVAPVAVGLIFNNLFADQAGLFNELLTGIGLDPVRWHSDSLASHAAIATMVNFRWTGYNALIFLAAMQAIPRDVYEAATIDGAGRLRQFFSVTVPMLRPTIIFVVITATIGGLQIFDEARVFDQAGLGGADRQWQTLTMYIWELGWGQRNFGRASAVAWLLFLIIVVIAMANFLITRRIANQGGRR encoded by the coding sequence ATGGCCGTCACGGACCGGGTCCAATCCCCACCTCCCAACACGAATCGGCGGACCTCACGCGACACGAGCGTGAAGCGGCTGGCCTTCTCCCAGAAGGTGTCGAAGTGGGACGTCAAGCTGTCTCCGTATCTCTACATCTCACCGTTCTTCCTGCTCTTCGCCATCACGGGCCTGTTCCCCCTGCTCTACACGGCATGGGTCTCGCTCCACAGCTGGAACCTCATCGGGGGCCAGGGCGAGTTCACGGCGCTGGAGAACTACGAGTTCGTGCTCGCGCAGCCGTTCTTCTGGAACGCGGTAGGCAATACGTTCAGCATCTTCCTCCTCTCGTCCGTCCCGCAGGTCGTCCTCGCCATCGCCATCGCCGCGGTGCTCGACGCCAACCTGCGGGCCAGGACGTTCTGGCGGATGGGCGTCCTCGTCCCCTTCGTGGTGGCCCCCGTGGCCGTCGGGTTGATCTTCAACAACCTCTTCGCTGACCAGGCAGGCCTGTTCAACGAACTGTTGACGGGGATAGGGCTGGACCCGGTCCGCTGGCACTCCGATTCACTCGCCAGCCACGCGGCGATCGCGACCATGGTGAACTTCCGCTGGACCGGCTACAACGCGCTGATCTTCCTCGCGGCCATGCAGGCCATCCCCCGGGACGTCTACGAAGCGGCGACCATCGACGGTGCCGGACGCCTCCGGCAGTTCTTCTCCGTCACCGTGCCGATGCTGCGCCCGACGATCATCTTCGTGGTCATCACCGCCACCATCGGCGGACTGCAGATCTTCGACGAGGCCAGGGTCTTCGACCAGGCAGGACTCGGCGGAGCGGATCGGCAATGGCAGACGCTGACCATGTACATCTGGGAGCTCGGCTGGGGCCAGCGCAACTTCGGCAGGGCCTCGGCGGTCGCCTGGCTCCTGTTCCTGATCATCGTCGTGATCGCGATGGCCAACTTCCTCATCACCCGCCGCATCGCGAACCAGGGAGGCCGACGATGA
- the cebE_2 gene encoding sugar ABC transporter substrate-binding protein gives MHSRARITALSATAACLALALTACGSGGSDNAGVEGETGTEDVTLSVGTFNEFGYEELFEEYEQLNPNVTINHKKAATSNEARDNLTTRLAAGSGLSDIEGIEVDWLPELLEFPDQFADLSDPAVEGRWLDWKTEAATTKDGQLIGYGTDAGPQGVCYRADLFEKAGLPSDRESVAALLDGSWQDYFDAGKDFVAASDGVAWFDSAGATYQGMINQVQNAYEDNDGTVIATENPEVKDIYEQVLQASVTDGLSAHLTQWEDDWVASFQSDAFATKLCPGWMLGVIEGNAEGVEGWDIADVFPGGGGNWGGSYLTVPTQGENQAEAKKLAEWLTAPEQQIKAFESKGTFPSQVEALESEELQGQVDPFFNDAPTGQILANRATAVEVTPFKGPKYFAINDAMQQALTRVDVDETDDPASSWEKFTTAVGAL, from the coding sequence GTGCACAGCAGAGCACGTATCACCGCACTTTCGGCCACGGCGGCATGCCTCGCCCTGGCCCTCACCGCCTGTGGATCCGGGGGGTCGGACAACGCCGGAGTCGAGGGCGAGACCGGCACGGAAGACGTCACCCTCTCCGTCGGGACGTTCAACGAGTTCGGCTACGAGGAGCTCTTCGAGGAGTACGAGCAGCTCAACCCGAACGTCACGATCAATCACAAGAAGGCCGCCACCTCCAACGAGGCCCGCGACAACCTCACCACCCGCCTGGCCGCGGGTTCCGGACTGTCCGACATCGAAGGCATCGAGGTCGACTGGCTGCCCGAGCTGCTCGAGTTCCCCGACCAGTTCGCCGACCTCAGCGACCCGGCCGTCGAGGGCCGCTGGCTCGACTGGAAGACCGAGGCCGCCACCACGAAGGACGGACAGCTCATCGGTTACGGCACCGACGCCGGCCCCCAGGGCGTGTGCTACCGGGCAGACCTGTTCGAGAAGGCCGGGCTGCCCAGCGACCGCGAGTCCGTCGCGGCGTTGCTCGACGGCTCCTGGCAGGACTACTTCGACGCCGGCAAGGATTTCGTCGCGGCCAGCGACGGCGTGGCGTGGTTCGACTCCGCCGGAGCCACCTACCAGGGCATGATCAACCAGGTCCAGAATGCCTACGAGGACAATGACGGCACCGTGATCGCCACCGAGAACCCCGAGGTAAAGGACATCTACGAGCAGGTCCTGCAGGCGTCGGTCACGGACGGGCTCTCCGCGCACCTCACGCAGTGGGAGGACGACTGGGTGGCGAGCTTCCAGTCCGACGCGTTCGCCACGAAGCTCTGCCCGGGCTGGATGCTCGGCGTCATCGAGGGCAACGCCGAAGGCGTCGAGGGCTGGGACATCGCCGATGTCTTCCCCGGCGGCGGTGGCAACTGGGGCGGCTCCTACCTGACCGTCCCCACCCAGGGCGAGAACCAGGCCGAGGCCAAGAAGCTCGCCGAGTGGCTGACCGCCCCGGAGCAGCAGATCAAGGCCTTCGAGTCGAAGGGCACGTTCCCCAGCCAGGTCGAGGCGCTCGAGAGCGAGGAACTGCAGGGACAGGTCGATCCGTTCTTCAACGACGCACCGACCGGGCAGATCCTCGCCAACCGAGCCACCGCCGTCGAGGTCACGCCGTTCAAGGGCCCCAAGTACTTCGCGATCAACGATGCGATGCAGCAGGCCCTGACCCGTGTCGACGTCGACGAGACCGATGACCCCGCCTCCTCCTGGGAGAAGTTCACCACCGCTGTGGGCGCTCTGTAG